CGGCGATGGCGTCGGTGACGTCCTCGGCGGCGTCCGGGTGTCCCAGATGCTCCAGCATCATCGCCGCGGACCAGATCGCGCCGACCGGGTTGGCGATGCCGCGCCCGGCGATGTCGGGGGCCGAGCCGTGGACGGGTTCGAACATCGACGGGTACGCGCGCTCCGGGTTGAGGTTCGCCGAGGGCGCGATGCCGATGCTGCCGGCCACCGCGGCGGCCAGGTCGCTGAGGATGTCGCCGAACAGGTTGCTGCCGACCACCACGTCGAAGCGCGCCGGGTCCAGGACCAGCTTGGCGGCCAGGGCGTCGATGTGCTCCTGGTCCCAGCTCACGGCCGGGTGCCGGGCCGCGCGCTCGGCGACCAGCTCGTCCCAGAACGGCATCGTGTGCACGATGCCGTTGGACTTCGTCGCCGAGGTCAGCCGGCCCCGGCGGCGCCCGGCCAGGTCGAAGGCGTAGTCCACGACGCGGGTCACCCCGGCGCGGGTGAACACCGCCTCCTGCACCGCCAGCTCCTCGGGGAACCCGCGGTTCATCCGGCCGCCGATCTCGCTGTACTCGCCCTCGACGTTCTCCCGCACCACCACGAAGTCGACCTCGCCGGGCAGCGCGCCGCGCACCGGGGACGGGACGCCCTCGAACACCTTGATCGGCCGCAGGTTCACGTACTGCTGGAACCCGCGCCGGATCGGGATCAGCAGGCCCCACAGCGAGACGTGGTCCGGCACCCCGGGGTAGCCGACCGCGCCCAGCAGGACCGCGTCGTGCTCGCGCAGCCGCTCCAGCCCGTCCTCCGGCATCATCGCCCCCTGGTGCAGGTAGCGGCGGCAGGACCAGTCGAACTCGGTGAACTCCCAGGCCAGGCCGTGGCGGGCCCCGACGGCCGCCAGGACCCGGCGTGCGGCGGGCACGACCTCGGTCCCGATGCCGTCGCCCGGGATCAGCGCGATGCGGTGTTTCGTCATGGGCTGATTGCATCAACGCCCCGGAGAGGGCGTCCAAGACCGATCGGCGATGCTCCTGATAGGTGAGGCCTATCGGTTGGGTCCGTGGATTCGGCCCACGGGACCTACCGGCTGTCGCGGGGCGCCGCCTCGTGCGTGGCCGCCGCCAGCTCCAGGCAGGCACGCGCCGCCGGGGTCAGCTCGGCGGTCCGGCTGACCAGCGCGACGTGCAGCGCGGCCCGCGGCTCCAGGTCGAGCACCAGCGCCCCGGTCCGCTCGGCCAGCTCCCGCCAGGCCTCGGTGACCACCGCGAACCCGACCCCGTCCAGCACCAGCGGCAGGATGGAGACCCGGTGCTCGCTCTCCACCGCGATGCCGACCTCGATCCCCTGGTGGCGCAGGCTGTCCACGAACATCCGCATCCCGGTGCCGCGCTGTCCGACGATCAGCCGGTGCCCGCTCAGCGCCGCGCAGTTCACCGGCACGCCGGCCGGGAACGGCCCGTCCGGCGGAGTGACCAGCACGAACCGCTGCTCCCAGGTGCGGTGCGTGACCACGCCGCGCTCGGCCAGCGGTCCGGGGGTGGCCACCAGCCCCAGCTCGCAGGCCCCGGTGCGGACCAGTTCCACCACGTCGCGCGGGGTGAACGCGGCCCGGATCCGCACCACGACGTCGGGATACCGGACGGCGAAGCGCTGGATGAGCGTGCTCAGCGGCTCCACGGCCTGCGAGGGCATCGCCGCGATGTCCAGCGCGCCGCCGCGCAGCGCCTGCACCGTGCCCACGCTGGCCCGCGCCAGCTCCAGGCTGCGCACCGCGGCCCGGGCCGGCTCGATCAGCGCGGTGCCGGCCTCGGTGAGGACCGCGCGCCGGCCGATCCGGTGGAACAGGTCGCTGCCCAGGTCGCGCTCCAGGGCCTGCATGGCCTGCGACAGCGACGGCTGGGACACGTACAGCGCGGTGGCGGCCCGGCTGAAGCCGCCGGAATCCACGATCGCCAGGAAGTACTCCAGCTGCCGGACGTCCATCTCGCACCGCCCTCCACCCCGCTCATGACCTCGCCGACGACGCCGGTCCCGAAGGTCTCGGCTCGTCACGGCGTCCCGGTTCAGCACCGCAGATAGGGCGTTCCTATCAGAGACATCACCGACGTGTCTTGGACAGGCCGCCGGACGGGTTGCTGTGATCAGGGCATGAACGACGAGCTGCTACCGGGTTTCACCGCTCGGCGCGTGGACGCCGAGGGCGTCGGGGTGAACGTGCGCGTGGCCGGCGACGGGCCGCCGCTGTTGCTGCTGCACGGCTACCCGCAGACGCACGTGATCTGGCACCGGGTCGCCCCGCTGCTGGCCTCGCGGTACACGGTGGTGCTCACCGACCTGCGCGGGTACGGCGACAGCGACAAGCCGGCGTCCACGGCGCCGGGACACGCCGCGTACAGCAAGCGCGCGATGGCGGCCGACCAGTACCTGGTGATGCGGGAGCTGGGCTTCGAGCGCTTCGCGGTGGCCGGCCACGACCGCGGCGGCCGGGTCGCGCACCGCCTCGCCCTGGACTACGCGGACGCGGTCGCGGCGCTGGCGGTGCTGGACATCGTGCCGACCCGGCACACGTTCGCCACCGCCGACACGCACTTCGCGCTGGGGTACTACCACTGGTTCTTCCTGGCCGCCGGCAACGGGATCCCCGAGCACCTGATCGGCGCCGACCCAGGGTTCTGGGTCCGGACCCGGATGCAGGCCCGGCATCACGGCGGCACGCCGTTCCATCCCACGGCCATGGCCGAGTACGTGCGGTGCTTCTCCGACCCGGCGGCGATCCACGCTTCGTGCGAGGACTACCGGGCCGCGGCGGGCATCGATCTGGAGCACGACGAGGCGGACGCGGCTGCGGGTCGGCTCGTGGAGTGTCCAGTGCTGGCATTGTGGGGAGAACAC
This portion of the Catenulispora sp. EB89 genome encodes:
- a CDS encoding tartrate dehydrogenase; the encoded protein is MTKHRIALIPGDGIGTEVVPAARRVLAAVGARHGLAWEFTEFDWSCRRYLHQGAMMPEDGLERLREHDAVLLGAVGYPGVPDHVSLWGLLIPIRRGFQQYVNLRPIKVFEGVPSPVRGALPGEVDFVVVRENVEGEYSEIGGRMNRGFPEELAVQEAVFTRAGVTRVVDYAFDLAGRRRGRLTSATKSNGIVHTMPFWDELVAERAARHPAVSWDQEHIDALAAKLVLDPARFDVVVGSNLFGDILSDLAAAVAGSIGIAPSANLNPERAYPSMFEPVHGSAPDIAGRGIANPVGAIWSAAMMLEHLGHPDAAEDVTDAIAAALADGKVLTPDLGGSAGTKEVTERVVELVETAAG
- a CDS encoding LysR family transcriptional regulator, which produces MDVRQLEYFLAIVDSGGFSRAATALYVSQPSLSQAMQALERDLGSDLFHRIGRRAVLTEAGTALIEPARAAVRSLELARASVGTVQALRGGALDIAAMPSQAVEPLSTLIQRFAVRYPDVVVRIRAAFTPRDVVELVRTGACELGLVATPGPLAERGVVTHRTWEQRFVLVTPPDGPFPAGVPVNCAALSGHRLIVGQRGTGMRMFVDSLRHQGIEVGIAVESEHRVSILPLVLDGVGFAVVTEAWRELAERTGALVLDLEPRAALHVALVSRTAELTPAARACLELAAATHEAAPRDSR
- a CDS encoding alpha/beta fold hydrolase, with protein sequence MNDELLPGFTARRVDAEGVGVNVRVAGDGPPLLLLHGYPQTHVIWHRVAPLLASRYTVVLTDLRGYGDSDKPASTAPGHAAYSKRAMAADQYLVMRELGFERFAVAGHDRGGRVAHRLALDYADAVAALAVLDIVPTRHTFATADTHFALGYYHWFFLAAGNGIPEHLIGADPGFWVRTRMQARHHGGTPFHPTAMAEYVRCFSDPAAIHASCEDYRAAAGIDLEHDEADAAAGRLVECPVLALWGEHSFVGRSYDVLDVWRDYAKVVIGQALPCDHYVPEEAPEATASVLAEFLARQGWS